A stretch of the Sulfolobus acidocaldarius SUSAZ genome encodes the following:
- a CDS encoding cysteinyl-tRNA synthetase, which yields MRLYNTLGRRIETFESFDPLTVKMYVCGPTVYDYVHIGHGRAFVGFDGIVRYLKLRGFNVIRVQNITDIDDKIIKRANETGKDWREIVDYYTKDYMESLKALKVEIDQHPRVTSHIQEIIDFVQKLVDKGHAYTTSSGSVYFDVDSFPSYGLLSGSKKEEWNQGEEIVKEKKNPYDFALWKAWKPGEPYWESPWGKGRPGWHIECSTMSTRYLGEQFDIHGGGVDLVFPHHENERAQSEALLGKTWVKYWVHVAYLTINKEKMSKSLGNIIPLNEALKKWGPSVLRFWYLSTKYRNSIDYSEQTLEQARSSLQRLKDAMGIIRSVIKEEPKSHSNEEEISTQREIISLIGKFHEAMSNDFDTATALSNIYEIANLVFTKIQYTRDFMGAMLAFGAFRQFNYVFGVMDEEFNPSYEVMYKVIDSVVEIRNILRAMKMYDLSDEIRSVLANAGIKILDGKEKSTWRFE from the coding sequence CTGAGGCTTTACAACACTCTGGGTAGAAGAATAGAGACTTTTGAATCATTTGATCCATTAACGGTAAAAATGTATGTTTGTGGTCCTACGGTTTATGACTATGTTCATATAGGTCATGGTAGAGCATTTGTGGGTTTCGATGGTATAGTGAGATACCTTAAGCTGAGGGGCTTTAACGTAATAAGAGTTCAAAACATTACCGATATAGACGATAAAATAATTAAAAGAGCCAATGAGACAGGCAAGGATTGGAGAGAGATAGTAGATTATTACACAAAGGACTACATGGAGTCGCTTAAAGCTTTGAAGGTAGAAATAGATCAACATCCTAGAGTAACCAGTCATATCCAGGAAATAATTGATTTTGTTCAAAAATTAGTAGATAAAGGTCATGCTTACACAACTTCTAGTGGGAGTGTCTACTTTGATGTGGATTCCTTCCCTAGTTATGGGTTATTATCAGGGAGTAAAAAAGAGGAGTGGAATCAGGGAGAAGAAATAGTTAAGGAGAAGAAAAATCCCTATGATTTTGCTCTATGGAAGGCATGGAAGCCCGGAGAGCCCTATTGGGAATCACCATGGGGTAAGGGTAGACCAGGCTGGCATATTGAATGCTCCACAATGTCAACTAGATATCTCGGTGAGCAGTTTGATATCCACGGTGGAGGTGTGGATCTAGTCTTTCCTCACCATGAGAATGAAAGGGCACAGAGTGAGGCTCTATTAGGTAAGACATGGGTTAAATACTGGGTTCATGTAGCCTATCTCACAATAAACAAGGAGAAGATGAGTAAGTCGCTTGGAAATATAATACCTTTGAATGAGGCACTAAAGAAATGGGGTCCCAGCGTTTTAAGGTTCTGGTACCTGTCTACCAAATATAGAAATTCCATAGACTATAGTGAGCAAACCTTAGAGCAGGCTAGATCATCTCTTCAGAGACTCAAAGACGCAATGGGTATAATAAGGAGTGTAATTAAAGAAGAGCCTAAAAGTCACTCTAATGAAGAGGAAATAAGCACACAGAGAGAAATAATCAGTCTAATCGGTAAGTTTCATGAGGCGATGAGTAACGATTTTGATACTGCTACTGCTCTTTCAAATATATATGAAATTGCCAACCTAGTTTTCACAAAGATCCAATACACTAGGGATTTCATGGGTGCAATGTTAGCTTTTGGCGCATTTAGACAATTTAACTATGTCTTTGGGGTTATGGACGAGGAGTTTAATCCGAGCTATGAAGTTATGTACAAGGTTATAGATTCAGTTGTCGAAATAAGAAATATACTAAGAGCTATGAAGATGTATGATCTAAGCGATGAAATAAGATCTGTTCTAGCTAATGCAGGTATTAAGATTTTAGATGGAAAAGAAAAATCTACTTGGAGGTTTGAGTGA
- a CDS encoding DNA mismatch repair protein MutT — MERPLVAVGGVILKDNKVLLVKRRNPPNKGNWAIPGGKVEYGETLVDAVKREMKEETALDVEPIELLAVVEIIKEGYHYVIFDFICKVVNGELNPGSDATSADFLGLEDLYLEKVSPTTIEMLKRYFNGEKTPLFIVEKSVTQTSK; from the coding sequence ATGGAACGACCTTTAGTTGCAGTAGGAGGAGTAATACTCAAAGACAATAAGGTTCTGTTAGTTAAAAGGAGAAACCCACCCAATAAGGGAAATTGGGCTATACCAGGAGGAAAAGTAGAATACGGTGAAACTCTAGTAGATGCTGTGAAAAGAGAAATGAAGGAGGAAACTGCCCTAGACGTGGAACCTATTGAGTTGCTAGCCGTAGTTGAAATAATAAAAGAGGGATATCACTACGTAATTTTCGACTTTATATGCAAAGTTGTAAACGGGGAATTGAATCCGGGAAGTGATGCCACAAGTGCAGATTTCTTAGGGCTTGAAGATCTATATCTAGAGAAGGTAAGTCCAACCACTATAGAAATGCTGAAGAGATACTTTAACGGAGAAAAAACTCCCTTGTTTATAGTTGAAAAAAGTGTCACTCAAACCTCCAAGTAG
- a CDS encoding glutamate dehydrogenase: MNSSAVEETLSSNLYVQQVKKLYNVGKILGLNEDVLDTLAQPERVIQVKIEIKGKDGQVRTFMGWRSQHNSALGPYKGGVRYHPNVTQDEVVALSMMMTWKNALLLLPYGGGKGGIRVDPSKLTQDELEQLSRRYVGALYKYIGSDIDIPAPDVNTNPQTMAWYVDEYIKITGRADYAAFTGKPIELGGLPARIYSTGLGVATTARLAAEKVLGGIEGARVLIQGFGNVGSFTAKFLEEMGAKIVGISDIKGGVINYNGIDVKKALEVKDNTGSVVNYPDGKKVTNEEFLVSDCDILIPAAIENVIHKFNAPKVKAKLIVEGANGPLTADADVVMKDRGIMVVPDILANAGGVVGSYVEWANNKMGEIMDEEEARKLIASRMERAFDYVYTKYNKLGDQDMRTAAMAMAIERVVNAMKVRGKL, encoded by the coding sequence ATGAATTCTTCTGCGGTAGAGGAAACTTTATCCTCTAATTTATATGTACAACAGGTAAAGAAACTATATAATGTTGGTAAAATTTTAGGTTTAAATGAAGATGTTTTAGATACTCTAGCTCAACCTGAAAGAGTTATTCAGGTTAAGATTGAAATAAAAGGTAAGGACGGTCAAGTAAGAACTTTTATGGGTTGGAGATCCCAGCATAACAGTGCCCTTGGTCCCTATAAGGGTGGTGTAAGGTATCATCCAAATGTTACTCAGGACGAGGTAGTGGCTTTATCTATGATGATGACATGGAAGAATGCTTTACTTTTGCTACCTTATGGAGGAGGAAAAGGAGGTATAAGAGTAGATCCCTCAAAACTAACTCAAGATGAGCTAGAGCAACTATCCCGAAGATATGTAGGTGCTTTATACAAATACATAGGTAGTGATATCGATATACCTGCACCTGATGTTAATACGAACCCTCAAACAATGGCTTGGTATGTAGATGAATACATTAAGATTACAGGAAGAGCAGATTATGCCGCATTTACAGGAAAACCCATTGAATTAGGAGGCTTACCTGCAAGAATTTACAGTACAGGTCTGGGTGTAGCTACAACAGCCAGACTTGCAGCTGAGAAAGTATTAGGTGGTATAGAGGGAGCTAGAGTACTAATTCAGGGCTTTGGTAACGTAGGTAGTTTCACTGCAAAGTTCTTAGAGGAAATGGGTGCTAAAATTGTTGGAATAAGCGACATAAAGGGAGGAGTTATAAATTACAACGGAATAGATGTAAAGAAAGCACTAGAGGTTAAGGATAACACAGGAAGCGTAGTTAATTATCCAGATGGTAAGAAAGTCACAAATGAGGAGTTCCTGGTAAGTGACTGCGATATTCTCATTCCAGCTGCTATAGAGAATGTAATTCACAAGTTCAATGCTCCAAAAGTAAAGGCAAAGCTGATAGTCGAAGGTGCAAATGGTCCGTTAACAGCTGACGCTGACGTAGTAATGAAGGACAGGGGAATCATGGTAGTCCCTGATATTTTAGCTAATGCAGGAGGCGTAGTTGGAAGCTATGTTGAATGGGCTAATAACAAAATGGGAGAGATAATGGATGAAGAAGAGGCAAGAAAACTAATAGCTAGCAGAATGGAGAGAGCGTTTGATTACGTATACACTAAATATAATAAGTTAGGAGATCAGGATATGAGAACTGCTGCAATGGCAATGGCAATAGAGAGAGTAGTAAATGCAATGAAAGTCAGAGGAAAATTATGA
- a CDS encoding ATPase — protein sequence MKLIEFYVNNFRSISSVKLTGLGGLNIIVGYNGYGKTNLLTAIYLFIKNLGAGLEKRNIEDRNGEYMLLWRDYDVSKLIKIGGVIEFNEQEVFRNTGRNGKIRVEVVNTLQYNNKFIEWSLESLSINGGTPTKDDLEIVKQLFSFASQAVEYVPIFDQYYFDSTMKRMIDMNRSPINMKRKWYDFVNLVSNTIPEIKGLEFWDGGKLVLNIQNLPIYIDLAASGFQRVILMLFILWLSGSKVLLLEEPEVNMYPTLQSKIMRLIKEWTNNDVFQVFVTTHSPYIVSSSVDSYVIMRKKNGVSSAISVRPEERLKKVLGLLKANISDVLFNRIIILASDLVEPPVIENWLKKIGLNRQELGITIFKASNDIELQLWLSLKNALDLNVIFLGLCEKIDNRLREFCVPLNREVENYYTKAKLIEVIKNFGIYPDEKELRDLTKEETYRWLVNVFKKRGIDYDKFRGSIGELVTTEDGAEMPKEMEILANKIKSFEETI from the coding sequence ATGAAGCTTATTGAGTTTTACGTGAACAACTTCAGAAGCATATCCTCAGTCAAATTAACAGGTCTAGGAGGTCTAAATATAATAGTTGGTTATAACGGCTACGGAAAGACAAACCTTCTCACTGCTATATATCTGTTTATAAAGAACTTAGGTGCAGGGTTAGAAAAAAGAAATATTGAAGATAGGAATGGAGAGTATATGCTTCTATGGAGAGATTACGATGTTTCTAAACTGATTAAAATCGGGGGAGTAATAGAATTTAACGAACAAGAGGTTTTCAGGAACACTGGTAGAAACGGGAAAATCAGGGTTGAGGTGGTAAATACATTACAATATAATAATAAGTTCATTGAGTGGTCTCTAGAGTCACTGAGCATAAATGGTGGAACTCCTACAAAAGACGATCTGGAAATTGTTAAACAACTATTTTCCTTTGCATCTCAGGCTGTAGAGTATGTACCAATATTCGATCAGTATTACTTCGACTCTACTATGAAGAGAATGATAGATATGAATAGAAGTCCTATAAATATGAAGAGAAAATGGTATGATTTTGTAAACCTTGTTAGTAACACCATACCGGAAATTAAAGGTTTAGAGTTCTGGGATGGAGGGAAGCTGGTTTTAAACATACAGAACTTGCCAATATATATCGACCTAGCCGCCAGTGGATTCCAAAGAGTAATCTTAATGTTATTCATTCTGTGGTTGAGTGGTAGTAAAGTTCTTTTACTGGAAGAGCCTGAGGTGAATATGTATCCCACTTTACAATCAAAAATTATGAGACTGATAAAGGAGTGGACTAATAATGATGTATTTCAGGTTTTCGTTACAACACATTCTCCATATATAGTTAGCTCTTCAGTTGATAGTTATGTTATAATGAGGAAGAAAAATGGTGTCTCCTCGGCTATTTCAGTTAGACCAGAAGAGAGATTGAAGAAAGTTCTTGGACTGCTAAAGGCTAACATAAGTGACGTATTATTTAATAGAATAATAATATTGGCAAGTGATCTAGTTGAACCTCCTGTCATAGAAAACTGGCTAAAGAAGATTGGATTAAATAGGCAGGAACTGGGAATTACCATTTTTAAAGCATCTAACGACATTGAGTTGCAATTATGGCTTTCATTAAAGAATGCATTGGATTTAAATGTAATATTCTTAGGATTATGTGAGAAAATTGATAATCGTCTTAGGGAATTCTGTGTTCCTCTTAATAGGGAAGTCGAAAACTACTATACCAAGGCAAAATTAATAGAAGTCATTAAGAATTTCGGAATATATCCTGATGAGAAAGAGTTAAGGGATTTAACTAAAGAGGAAACATACAGATGGCTAGTAAATGTGTTCAAAAAGAGAGGAATTGATTATGATAAGTTTAGGGGAAGTATAGGAGAGCTAGTGACAACAGAAGATGGGGCTGAAATGCCTAAAGAGATGGAGATTTTAGCAAATAAAATTAAATCTTTCGAAGAAACCATATAA
- a CDS encoding 3-oxoacyl-ACP reductase has protein sequence MDLGIKGKKVIVTASSKGIGFATAKRFVEEGAEVIISSHDEKNLISAYEKLKSIGKVHYITADLTKTYDVVKLIDEGYKMLNGLDIFVYNTGSPKPGDLMTLTDEDWRNAFNLLLMSAVVAVREAGKRMGKDGRIILATSFTLKQPMDNLDLSNVVRLSLAGLIKVASRELGPKGILVNGIMQGWTLTDRLKEVVKNRAKNENKTEEQVIDEVTRDIPLRRFGSPEEVANVIIFLASSLATYVNGVLIPVDGGAIRATL, from the coding sequence ATAGATCTAGGAATAAAAGGTAAAAAAGTAATTGTCACAGCCTCTAGCAAGGGAATAGGGTTTGCTACGGCAAAGAGGTTTGTTGAAGAGGGTGCAGAGGTAATCATATCCTCACATGACGAAAAGAACCTTATTTCAGCATATGAGAAATTAAAGAGTATAGGTAAGGTTCATTATATTACGGCAGATTTAACCAAGACTTATGATGTTGTAAAGCTCATAGATGAAGGCTATAAGATGTTAAATGGACTAGACATATTCGTATATAATACTGGTAGTCCAAAGCCAGGAGATCTAATGACTTTGACAGATGAGGACTGGAGGAATGCATTTAACTTACTATTAATGAGCGCAGTGGTCGCAGTAAGAGAGGCAGGTAAAAGAATGGGAAAGGATGGAAGAATTATATTAGCTACCTCATTTACCTTAAAGCAACCAATGGATAATTTAGACCTGTCCAATGTGGTAAGACTGTCCTTAGCAGGTCTAATAAAAGTAGCCTCAAGGGAACTAGGACCTAAAGGTATTTTAGTGAATGGAATAATGCAGGGTTGGACGTTGACAGATAGGTTAAAAGAAGTTGTTAAGAATAGGGCAAAGAACGAGAATAAGACCGAGGAACAGGTGATCGACGAAGTAACAAGAGATATTCCACTTAGGAGATTTGGGAGTCCAGAGGAAGTTGCTAATGTTATAATATTTCTGGCTTCAAGTTTAGCAACTTATGTAAATGGTGTTTTAATACCAGTAGATGGTGGAGCTATTAGGGCTACGCTTTAA
- a CDS encoding DNA polymerase has protein sequence MELDEIANEIKVCRKCKLWMNRKNAVPGEGNPKAKVMFIGEAPGETEDEEGRPFVGSAGKLLTRLIEDTLGIKRDEVFITNVVKCRPPNNRDPEENEITACSSYLDLQIKLIKPQLIVTLGRHSTSYILSKANIQFRSITKSRGKVYEWKIDQDSIKIFPTYHPAAALYNPNLRSVLEDDFKMIKKLINVSKDSKRYTIEFFLGGEDRSRNKR, from the coding sequence ATGGAGTTAGATGAGATAGCTAACGAAATTAAAGTTTGTAGAAAGTGTAAACTTTGGATGAACAGAAAGAACGCTGTTCCCGGTGAAGGGAATCCCAAGGCAAAGGTTATGTTTATTGGAGAAGCTCCAGGTGAAACTGAGGATGAAGAAGGAAGACCTTTTGTCGGTTCAGCTGGAAAACTACTCACTAGACTGATAGAAGACACCCTGGGTATTAAAAGAGACGAAGTTTTCATAACAAATGTTGTCAAATGTAGACCACCAAATAATAGAGACCCTGAAGAAAACGAGATCACTGCATGTTCATCATATCTTGATCTTCAAATCAAATTAATAAAGCCACAGTTAATTGTTACATTAGGTAGACATTCGACTTCTTATATTCTCTCAAAGGCTAATATTCAATTCCGTTCCATAACTAAAAGTAGGGGAAAAGTGTATGAATGGAAAATTGACCAGGACTCCATAAAGATATTTCCGACTTATCATCCTGCTGCCGCATTATATAACCCAAACCTAAGAAGTGTGCTTGAGGATGACTTTAAGATGATAAAGAAACTTATAAACGTTTCGAAAGATTCAAAAAGATATACGATTGAATTCTTCTTAGGTGGAGAAGATAGATCTAGGAATAAAAGGTAA
- a CDS encoding iron dependent repressor yields MKLSRRELIYLVAVRKYNDQGKQAKLSWIARDLKISPASAFEELQHLEKKGFIEKKKEGISITETGIKAIEELVRAHRILEYLLVDMGFSKDEACQFTREFDFAVPKEIIDKLYEYLGKPGKCPHGERIPSY; encoded by the coding sequence GTGAAGCTTTCAAGGCGTGAATTAATATATCTAGTAGCTGTTAGGAAATATAATGATCAGGGTAAACAAGCCAAATTAAGCTGGATAGCTAGAGATTTAAAAATCTCTCCTGCAAGCGCCTTCGAAGAGCTTCAACACCTAGAAAAGAAGGGGTTCATAGAAAAGAAAAAGGAAGGAATCTCTATTACAGAGACAGGGATTAAAGCCATTGAGGAGCTAGTTAGAGCTCATAGGATATTAGAGTATTTATTGGTAGATATGGGTTTTTCGAAAGATGAGGCATGCCAGTTTACAAGGGAGTTTGATTTCGCTGTCCCAAAGGAGATTATTGATAAACTTTATGAGTATTTAGGAAAACCGGGCAAATGCCCACATGGTGAGAGAATACCTTCATATTAA
- a CDS encoding dihydrodipicolinate synthase yields the protein MEGVVPAIVTPFKENEDIDFESLNLFLNFLGRNGVKWIFALGSTGEFNMLSLSEKQEFIRKLREITKLKIIVNVSENSLKNTLSLGKLAFDVGMEGIALIPPIYHKPSESGLISYFEEMSKLGLPLYVYAYPDKVPITYETISKLVKQDIIDGIKLTTDNLPLFKKYLGLKEIKNDLKILIGSDTLFIYSLIEGGNGCISAVANVAPELMMRAYQGVREGKLNESLEIQEMISKISDAIMSGDFPSGVKVALRYRGVSVGSVRRPLKESIEVNARIYSVLKELGM from the coding sequence ATGGAAGGAGTAGTACCCGCAATTGTCACTCCCTTTAAGGAAAATGAAGATATTGATTTTGAATCTCTAAATTTATTTTTGAATTTTCTTGGGAGAAATGGAGTTAAGTGGATATTCGCTTTAGGTAGTACTGGAGAATTTAATATGTTAAGTTTAAGTGAGAAGCAAGAGTTTATAAGAAAACTGAGAGAGATAACAAAACTCAAAATAATAGTCAATGTCTCTGAAAATTCTCTTAAGAACACACTCTCATTGGGTAAGCTAGCTTTTGATGTGGGCATGGAAGGAATTGCACTCATTCCTCCAATATATCATAAGCCTTCTGAAAGTGGGCTAATCAGCTATTTTGAGGAGATGTCGAAATTAGGTCTTCCATTATATGTTTACGCATATCCTGACAAGGTTCCCATAACATATGAGACAATAAGTAAGTTAGTGAAGCAAGATATTATAGATGGAATTAAGTTGACCACTGATAACTTACCTTTATTCAAGAAATATTTAGGTCTAAAAGAAATTAAGAATGACCTGAAAATCCTGATAGGGAGCGATACTTTATTTATATACTCATTAATTGAGGGCGGTAATGGATGCATATCAGCAGTAGCTAACGTCGCCCCGGAGTTAATGATGAGGGCATATCAGGGAGTAAGAGAAGGTAAGTTAAATGAGAGTTTAGAGATTCAAGAGATGATATCAAAGATAAGTGATGCAATAATGAGTGGAGATTTTCCCTCAGGTGTAAAGGTAGCCCTGAGGTATAGAGGGGTAAGTGTAGGAAGTGTAAGGAGACCCTTAAAGGAGAGTATTGAGGTGAATGCTCGTATATACTCAGTTCTGAAAGAGCTCGGAATGTGA
- a CDS encoding aldehyde dehydrogenase, whose amino-acid sequence MAFVNERTYQKYLEEGREEEFHKEFDKAVNELSSGIGKEYPLIIGKSEIRTNEKIIVTVSFNSDLRLGIFQKATESELNKAIETAENAYKEWQYSDWKDRVEIAMRAAELMARHKFALAATITFENGKNRYEAMAEVDETIDYLRYYAYLLEENRGYIREMESRIYKNEKGYSVMRPYGTWFVVSPFNFPLAITATMTLGAVLTGNTAIVKPSSDTPLSAYNLIQILRRAGLPDGVVNYLTGKGSEIVTPALKSRRIAGLAFTGSKDVGHKLAKDFLDIDTRPIVMELGGKNAVIVTDKANIDKAVEGVFRGAFGFGGQKCSASSRIYVETNVYDTFLNKLVNRTKEAIIGDPTKKETFLGPLINSDAVSKYVKFVEEAKKGGGEIVYGGEVIDMKRRLVKPTIVSNLPLSHWLWKTELFVPIILVTKIGSLEEGVKLANDVEYGLTAGIFSEDQKEIEYFFNKIEAGVVYANRMVGATTGAMPGVQPFGGWKHSGWTGKNAGGSYYLLSFVREQARTIYT is encoded by the coding sequence ATGGCATTTGTAAATGAGAGAACGTATCAGAAGTACTTAGAAGAAGGGAGAGAAGAGGAATTTCACAAGGAATTCGACAAGGCTGTAAATGAACTATCATCAGGAATAGGAAAGGAATATCCATTGATTATAGGTAAAAGTGAGATAAGGACTAATGAAAAAATAATTGTCACAGTCTCCTTTAATTCTGATTTAAGGTTAGGAATATTCCAGAAAGCAACTGAGAGCGAGCTGAATAAAGCCATAGAAACTGCAGAAAATGCCTATAAGGAATGGCAATATTCAGACTGGAAAGACAGAGTAGAGATTGCTATGAGAGCTGCTGAGTTAATGGCAAGACACAAATTCGCTCTGGCAGCCACAATTACTTTTGAAAACGGTAAAAATAGGTATGAAGCCATGGCTGAAGTCGACGAAACAATAGATTATCTTAGGTACTACGCCTATTTGTTAGAGGAGAATAGGGGATATATCAGGGAAATGGAGTCAAGAATTTACAAGAATGAGAAAGGATATAGCGTGATGAGACCGTATGGTACATGGTTTGTAGTCTCGCCGTTTAATTTTCCTTTGGCAATAACTGCTACCATGACTTTAGGCGCAGTTCTAACTGGGAATACAGCTATTGTAAAGCCTTCGTCAGATACACCATTATCAGCATACAACCTAATACAGATTCTGAGAAGAGCAGGGTTGCCTGATGGTGTGGTAAATTATTTAACTGGGAAAGGAAGTGAAATTGTTACTCCAGCTCTGAAGAGCAGGAGGATAGCCGGTCTAGCTTTCACAGGATCAAAGGATGTTGGGCATAAACTCGCAAAGGATTTTCTCGATATAGATACTAGACCTATAGTTATGGAGTTAGGTGGTAAAAATGCTGTCATAGTTACCGATAAGGCAAATATAGACAAGGCTGTAGAAGGCGTATTTAGAGGTGCGTTTGGTTTTGGAGGGCAAAAGTGTAGTGCGAGCTCAAGAATTTACGTTGAAACTAATGTTTATGATACGTTTCTGAACAAGTTAGTGAATAGGACTAAGGAGGCGATCATAGGAGACCCTACAAAGAAGGAGACATTTCTTGGTCCGTTAATAAATTCCGACGCGGTATCAAAGTATGTTAAGTTCGTAGAGGAAGCTAAGAAAGGAGGGGGAGAGATTGTGTACGGTGGAGAGGTCATAGACATGAAGAGAAGGTTGGTTAAACCAACAATAGTATCCAATTTACCCCTATCTCATTGGTTATGGAAGACTGAGTTATTTGTACCTATAATTCTAGTTACTAAAATCGGTAGTCTTGAGGAAGGGGTTAAATTAGCAAATGATGTTGAATATGGATTAACTGCCGGAATATTCTCAGAAGATCAGAAAGAGATAGAATATTTCTTTAACAAGATTGAAGCTGGTGTAGTGTATGCAAATAGAATGGTAGGAGCTACTACTGGAGCGATGCCAGGAGTACAGCCATTTGGAGGCT